A genomic region of Rhipicephalus sanguineus isolate Rsan-2018 chromosome 3, BIME_Rsan_1.4, whole genome shotgun sequence contains the following coding sequences:
- the LOC119385160 gene encoding uncharacterized protein LOC119385160, with product MWAQTPSVFSNIHWNATAMRYLGVPLDNYRNSGPHWTSAITNIRRKVSTWHGRDLSIFSRAKACNVFLASKLVYVLQVLHCSRVHIQAFHRIFACFIWGSSWEPMRRDNLFLPLEKGGLSLVHLFVRQLVLRFFYLKDVCHPLLLAVLQNRLSYHLPFLYVTTNVAKESQLSGFLKEIVDTVNFLKTRFTLEYLYNIDRTTLTAALVNSLFPVPVYRLSYLLLPGHDVLFRVRRMCISPAAKTFFFKLHTSTLPVKKWLNEKAIYVPWTVNCRLCAQPETIEHCFIHCRDAFYFWDILKRTIRKDLPITAHGIRFLPFKKSLTNNTPYDLFMLLGLYSLWKSRMIDRHAEPPRSTRSVFRGEAAQVRSVVETFEPVPVWLALLDACVCLPDF from the coding sequence atgtgggctcaaactccctcagtgttctcaaatatccattggaatgcgactgctatgcggtatcttggtgtgcctcttgataactatcgtaacagcggcccacattggacgtccgcgataactaatatccgtcgaaaggtgtcaacatggcacggacgagacctttccattttttcaagagctaaagcgtgcaatgtatttcttgcatcaaagcttgtctatgttttgcaggtattgcactgctctcgtgtgcacattcaagcgtttcacaggatatttgcttgttttatttggggctcttcatgggaacctatgagaagagacaacctttttcttccacttgagaagggcggcctcagtctggtgcatttgtttgtgcgacagttgGTGTTGCGATTTTTTTATCTTAAAGACGTCTGTCACCCACTTCTGTTGGCAGTTCTTCAAAACCGTCTGAGttaccatcttccttttctttatgtcacgacaaatgttgccaaggaatcgcagttgtcgggattcttaaaagaaattgttgatactgtcaactttttgaaaaccagatttacattagagtatttatataatatagacagaacaacgctaaccgcTGCACTTGTGAATAGCCTTTTCCCAGTACCTGTATACCGACTGTcatatttgcttttgcctggccatgatgtattattccgtgtacgtaggatgtgtatatcgccagcagcgaaaacgtttttctttaaactgcatacatccactctaccagtgaagaaatggctcaatgaaaaagcaatatatgtgccctggactgtaaattgtcgactctgtgcccaacctgagacgatagagcattgttttatccattgtcgtgacgcattttatttctgggacattctaaagagaacaatcagaaaagaccttccaatcacagctcatggtattcggTTCCTTCCTTTCAAAAAAAGCCTCACCAATAATACACCctatgatttatttatgttattaggactttattcgctatggaaaagtcgcatgatcgacaggcacgccgagccaccacgatcgacgaggtctgtcttccgaggagaagctgctcaagtgcgcagtgttgttgagacttttgagcccgttccggtgtggcttgcacttctggacgcttgtgtgtgtttgcctgacttttga